In Pseudomonas nunensis, a single window of DNA contains:
- a CDS encoding 4'-phosphopantetheinyl transferase family protein, whose translation MNPALPACCTPLEPHWPLPFVLPDCVLLSTHFDTSQLASDDFQRSAIAPPASIQRSVAKRQAEFLAGRVCARAALQQLEGLSFIPAIGEDRAPVWPAHITGSITHSTGRAAAIVANKAHWRGLGMDLENLLNFERAERLAGEILTPPELQRMAAGAKDQLALLVTLTFSVKESLFKALYPIVQQRFYFEHAEVLEWTVDGQVRLRLLTDLSSEWRNGTELEAQFGVQDGQLLSLVSIKA comes from the coding sequence ATGAATCCAGCCCTTCCCGCCTGTTGCACCCCACTCGAGCCTCACTGGCCGTTGCCTTTCGTGCTGCCCGATTGCGTGCTGTTGAGCACTCACTTCGACACTTCGCAACTGGCCAGCGATGACTTTCAGCGCAGCGCCATCGCGCCGCCGGCGAGCATCCAGCGTTCAGTGGCCAAGCGTCAGGCGGAGTTTCTCGCCGGGCGGGTTTGCGCCCGGGCCGCGTTGCAGCAACTGGAAGGGTTGAGTTTTATCCCAGCCATTGGCGAAGACCGTGCCCCGGTGTGGCCTGCGCACATCACCGGTTCAATCACCCACAGCACCGGCCGCGCCGCGGCGATTGTCGCGAACAAGGCGCACTGGCGCGGGCTGGGCATGGACCTGGAAAACCTGCTCAACTTCGAACGGGCCGAACGCCTGGCCGGGGAAATCCTCACGCCGCCGGAGTTGCAGCGCATGGCCGCCGGGGCGAAAGATCAGTTGGCGTTGTTGGTGACGCTGACCTTTTCGGTGAAGGAAAGCCTGTTCAAAGCGCTGTACCCGATCGTTCAGCAGCGGTTTTATTTTGAACACGCTGAAGTGCTGGAGTGGACGGTGGATGGTCAGGTGCGATTGCGCTTGCTGACGGATTTGTCCAGCGAATGGCGCAACGGCACGGAGCTGGAGGCGCAGTTTGGGGTGCAGGATGGGCAGTTGTTGAGTTTGGTCAGTATCAAGGCCTGA
- a CDS encoding dienelactone hydrolase family protein — protein sequence MRMFLALVLLALSGLTQAAIKTQEIPYQSTDGTKMIGYYAYDDAIKGPRPGVVVVHEFWGLNDYAKRRARDLAGLGYSALAIDMYGGGKNTEHPKDAMAFMQEVLKDSAVASARFQAGLDLLKQQPQTDPNKLAAIGYCFGGGVVLNAARQGLPLKGVVSFHGALATNTPAAPGSVKAKILVEHGAKDSMITPDNVAAFKSEMDKAGADYKFVSLKDAKHGFSNPDADRLGHGDHGGPDIGYNKAADESSWADMKAFFKKIFA from the coding sequence ATGCGCATGTTCCTCGCCCTCGTATTGCTGGCCTTGAGCGGGCTGACCCAGGCTGCAATCAAGACCCAGGAAATCCCATACCAGAGCACCGACGGGACGAAAATGATTGGCTACTACGCCTACGACGACGCCATTAAAGGCCCGCGTCCAGGCGTGGTGGTGGTGCATGAATTCTGGGGCCTCAACGATTACGCCAAGCGTCGTGCCCGGGATCTGGCCGGGTTGGGTTACAGCGCGTTGGCCATCGACATGTATGGCGGCGGCAAGAACACCGAGCATCCCAAGGACGCCATGGCGTTCATGCAAGAAGTGCTGAAGGACAGTGCGGTGGCCAGCGCACGCTTCCAGGCCGGGCTCGATCTGTTGAAGCAACAACCGCAGACCGACCCGAACAAACTCGCGGCCATCGGTTATTGCTTCGGTGGTGGCGTGGTGCTGAATGCGGCACGTCAGGGCTTGCCGTTGAAAGGCGTGGTGAGTTTCCACGGGGCGCTGGCGACCAATACGCCAGCAGCGCCGGGCAGTGTGAAGGCGAAAATCCTCGTCGAGCATGGCGCCAAGGACAGCATGATCACCCCGGACAACGTGGCGGCGTTCAAGTCGGAAATGGACAAGGCTGGCGCGGACTATAAGTTTGTCAGCCTGAAAGACGCCAAGCATGGGTTCAGCAATCCGGATGCGGATCGGTTGGGCCATGGCGATCATGGCGGGCCGGATATTGGCTACAACAAAGCGGCGGATGAGAGTTCGTGGGCGGATATGAAGGCGTTCTTCAAGAAGATCTTTGCTTGA
- a CDS encoding outer membrane beta-barrel protein has protein sequence MTGLKKLLLAFTVLSASAAAHATDETFAGLTLGQTSDKVKKSHALNDNLNSPNADGVIGKDTTWGVRLGQQNSQGRYYATYDNVSGSHNGIKLRQENLLGSYDLFYPVGGSTKLFGGATAGITKMTQESPGFSRDSDIGYALGGQVGVLQQVSQNTSVELGYRYLRSNASTEMSERGGSKQGSLALNSSAQTYLSANYAF, from the coding sequence ATGACTGGATTGAAAAAACTGCTTCTGGCTTTCACTGTTTTGAGCGCCAGCGCCGCTGCCCACGCCACCGACGAAACCTTCGCCGGCCTGACGCTCGGCCAAACCAGCGACAAGGTTAAAAAGTCCCACGCCTTGAACGATAACCTCAACAGCCCGAACGCCGACGGCGTGATTGGCAAGGACACCACTTGGGGTGTGCGCCTGGGCCAGCAAAACAGCCAGGGCCGCTACTACGCCACCTACGACAACGTGTCGGGCTCGCACAATGGCATTAAACTGCGTCAGGAAAACCTGCTGGGCAGCTACGATCTGTTCTACCCGGTGGGCGGCAGCACCAAATTGTTCGGCGGTGCCACGGCCGGTATCACCAAGATGACTCAAGAGTCCCCAGGCTTCAGCCGCGACAGCGACATCGGTTACGCCCTCGGCGGCCAGGTCGGTGTGTTGCAGCAAGTTTCCCAGAACACCTCGGTCGAGCTGGGTTACCGTTACCTGCGCAGCAATGCCAGCACCGAAATGAGCGAGCGCGGTGGTAGCAAACAAGGGTCGCTGGCCTTGAACAGCAGCGCCCAGACGTACCTGTCTGCCAACTACGCTTTTTAA
- a CDS encoding response regulator, with the protein MKLLVVEDEALLRHHLQTRLTDSGHVVESVANAEEALYQTEQFNHDLAVIDLGLPGMGGLDLIRQLRSRGKTFPILILTARGNWQDKVEGLAAGADDYVVKPFQFEELDARLNALLRRSSGFTQSTIVAGPLLLDLNRKQASLDDQPLALTAYEYRILEYLMRHHQQVVAKDRLMEQLYPDDDERDPNVIEVLVGRLRRKLEGPAGFKPIDTVRGLGYLFNERCT; encoded by the coding sequence ATGAAACTGCTGGTCGTCGAAGATGAAGCGCTGTTGCGCCATCACCTGCAAACCCGCCTGACGGATAGCGGCCACGTGGTCGAGTCCGTGGCCAACGCCGAAGAGGCGCTGTATCAGACCGAGCAGTTCAACCATGACCTGGCGGTGATCGACCTCGGCCTGCCGGGCATGGGCGGGCTCGACCTGATTCGTCAGCTGCGCTCCCGGGGCAAGACCTTTCCGATCCTGATCCTCACCGCGCGCGGCAACTGGCAGGACAAGGTCGAAGGCCTGGCCGCCGGCGCCGACGACTACGTGGTCAAGCCGTTCCAGTTCGAGGAGCTGGACGCCCGGCTCAATGCCTTGTTGCGTCGCTCCAGCGGTTTCACCCAGTCGACGATTGTCGCCGGGCCGCTGCTGCTCGACCTCAATCGCAAGCAGGCGTCCCTCGACGACCAGCCGCTGGCACTGACCGCTTACGAGTACCGGATCCTCGAGTACCTGATGCGCCATCACCAGCAAGTGGTGGCCAAGGACCGCTTGATGGAACAGCTGTACCCGGACGACGACGAGCGCGATCCGAATGTGATCGAAGTGCTGGTCGGCCGCTTGCGCCGCAAACTCGAAGGCCCGGCTGGGTTCAAGCCGATCGACACCGTGCGCGGCCTCGGTTACCTGTTCAATGAGCGCTGCACTTGA
- a CDS encoding ATP-binding protein encodes MIRSLRVRLMLAATLLAVLFMLALLPAMQGAFSLALQDSIEQRLASDVTTLISAARVEGNRLQMPLQLPDERFNLTDSRLLGYIYDREGHLVWRSKATQEENINYKPRYDGRGNEFARIREANGQEFFVYDVEVKLLGGKSAAFSIVALQPVREYEVTVEGLRENLYLGFGAALLVLLALLWIGLTWGLQALRRLSQELDEIESGTRESLTEEHPRELLRLTGSLNRLLHSEREQRSRYRDSLDDLAHSLKTPLTVLQSVSEDMAQRPEDRDQAWVLQSQIERMSQQISYQLQRASLRKSGLVRHQVRLRPVLQSLCDTLDKVYRDKRVRVAFDLPEQCYVPIEQGALLEMMGNLLENAYRLCLSEVRISVRETLSGIELCVEDDGPGVPPDQRARILQRGERLDRQHPGQGIGLAVVKDIIESYSAKLTLGDSALGGAAFRIHFPAV; translated from the coding sequence TTGATTCGTTCCCTTCGCGTCCGCCTGATGCTCGCCGCCACACTGTTGGCGGTGTTGTTCATGTTGGCGTTGTTGCCGGCGATGCAGGGAGCGTTCAGCCTGGCGCTGCAGGATTCCATCGAGCAACGTCTGGCCTCGGACGTCACCACGTTGATCTCCGCCGCGCGGGTGGAAGGCAACCGCTTGCAGATGCCGTTGCAGCTGCCCGACGAGCGTTTCAACCTGACTGACAGCCGTTTGCTCGGCTACATCTACGACCGCGAAGGGCATCTGGTCTGGCGTTCGAAAGCCACTCAGGAAGAGAACATCAACTACAAGCCGCGCTATGACGGGCGCGGTAACGAATTTGCGCGGATTCGCGAAGCCAACGGCCAGGAATTTTTCGTCTACGACGTCGAGGTCAAGTTGCTCGGCGGCAAAAGCGCGGCGTTCAGCATCGTCGCCCTGCAACCGGTGCGCGAGTACGAAGTCACCGTTGAAGGCCTGCGGGAAAATCTCTACCTCGGCTTCGGTGCCGCGTTGCTGGTGCTGTTGGCGTTGCTGTGGATCGGTCTGACCTGGGGCTTGCAGGCGTTGCGCCGCTTGAGCCAGGAACTCGATGAGATCGAAAGCGGCACTCGCGAGAGCCTCACGGAAGAACACCCCCGTGAACTGCTGCGCCTGACCGGCTCGCTCAACCGTTTGCTGCACAGCGAACGTGAACAACGCAGTCGCTATCGCGATTCCCTCGACGACCTGGCCCACAGCCTGAAAACCCCGTTGACCGTGTTGCAAAGCGTCAGCGAAGACATGGCCCAGCGCCCCGAGGATCGTGATCAGGCGTGGGTCCTGCAATCGCAGATCGAACGCATGAGCCAGCAGATCAGCTATCAATTGCAGCGCGCGAGCCTGCGCAAAAGCGGCCTGGTACGCCATCAGGTGCGCCTGCGCCCGGTGCTGCAAAGCCTGTGCGATACGCTGGACAAGGTTTATCGCGACAAGCGCGTGCGGGTGGCTTTCGATTTGCCGGAGCAGTGTTACGTGCCGATCGAGCAGGGCGCCTTGCTGGAAATGATGGGCAACCTGCTGGAAAACGCCTATCGCCTGTGCCTGAGTGAAGTGCGCATCAGCGTGCGCGAAACCCTGAGCGGAATTGAGTTGTGCGTGGAAGATGATGGGCCGGGCGTGCCGCCGGATCAGCGTGCGCGGATTCTGCAACGCGGCGAACGCTTGGATCGTCAGCATCCGGGGCAGGGGATTGGCTTGGCGGTGGTCAAGGACATCATCGAGAGCTACAGCGCCAAATTGACCCTGGGGGATTCGGCGTTGGGCGGGGCGGCGTTCCGGATTCATTTTCCGGCGGTTTGA
- a CDS encoding AraC family transcriptional regulator, producing the protein MRERTIASHFARAALGGARRRGYDYSGLLSQLGISPELLDEPRARIAPEQFTRLIQGLWLALDDEYLGFGQAASKPGSFAMMCHAIIHCRNLEKALHRGLLFYSLFPEAPRLTLSREGEMIRLSLDDSQLWDPDHFLSECLLVIWHRLGSWLIGQRIRLEEATFSYPKPDHGAEYDLLFPCPQAFSTAQSSLLFHSRYLSMPLLQDERTLKHFLERSPADLLSRPDDGDSLSSQLRRLLSRDSARWPDLEAVAAHLHISPQTLRRHLREEGSSFQELKDQLRRDIAIYHLGRADLSLQQIAEQLGFSEPSAFHRAFKKWTGLTPGAYRAQES; encoded by the coding sequence ATGCGCGAACGCACCATCGCCAGTCATTTCGCCCGTGCCGCCCTCGGTGGTGCGCGTCGGCGTGGCTATGATTATTCCGGCCTGTTGTCACAACTGGGGATCAGCCCCGAGTTGCTCGACGAGCCGCGGGCACGCATCGCGCCGGAGCAGTTCACTCGCCTGATCCAGGGCCTGTGGCTGGCGCTGGACGACGAATACCTGGGTTTCGGCCAGGCAGCGAGCAAACCCGGCAGTTTCGCCATGATGTGCCATGCCATCATCCATTGCCGCAACCTGGAAAAAGCACTGCATCGCGGCTTATTGTTTTATAGCCTATTCCCCGAGGCTCCGCGCCTGACCCTGAGCCGCGAGGGCGAAATGATCCGCTTGAGCCTCGACGATTCGCAGTTGTGGGACCCGGATCACTTTCTCAGTGAATGCCTGCTGGTGATCTGGCATCGACTCGGCAGTTGGCTGATTGGCCAGCGCATCCGTTTGGAGGAGGCCACGTTCAGCTACCCGAAACCCGATCACGGCGCCGAATACGATCTGCTGTTTCCCTGCCCACAGGCCTTTTCGACGGCCCAAAGCAGCCTGCTGTTTCACAGCCGCTACCTGAGCATGCCGTTGTTGCAGGACGAGCGAACCCTCAAGCATTTTCTCGAACGCTCCCCCGCCGACCTGCTGTCACGCCCGGACGACGGCGACAGTTTGAGCAGCCAGTTGCGCCGTTTGCTCAGCCGCGACAGTGCACGCTGGCCAGACCTCGAAGCCGTGGCCGCGCACCTGCACATCAGCCCGCAGACGTTGCGCCGGCATTTGCGTGAAGAAGGCAGCAGTTTTCAGGAGTTGAAGGACCAGTTGCGTAGGGACATTGCGATTTATCACCTGGGACGGGCGGATCTGTCGTTGCAGCAAATTGCCGAGCAGTTGGGGTTTTCCGAGCCTTCGGCGTTTCACCGGGCGTTCAAGAAGTGGACTGGATTGACGCCGGGGGCTTATCGGGCGCAGGAGAGCTGA
- a CDS encoding dicarboxylate/amino acid:cation symporter: protein MTTRQPLYKSLYFQVIVAIIIGILIGHFYPQTGVALKPLGDGFIKLIKMIIAPIIFCTVVSGIAGMQSMKSVGKTGGYALLYFEIVSTIALLVGLVVVNIVQPGAGMHIDVTTLDASKVAQYVAAGADQSVVGFLLNVIPNTIFGAFATGDILQVLMFSVIFGFALHRLGAYGKPILDFIDRFAHVMFNIINMIMKLAPVGAFGAMAFTIGAYGVGSLVQLGQLMACFYITCLLFILIVLGGIARAHGFSVLKVIRYIREELLIVLGTSSSESVLPRMLIKMERLGAQKSVVGLVIPTGYSFNLDGTAIYLTMAAVFIAQATDTHMDITHQITLLVVLLLSSKGAAGVTGSGFIVLAATLSAVGHLPVAGLALILGIDRFMSEARALTNLVGNAVATLVVAKWVKELDTDVMQAELASGGRGISDERVEDDLGVAEGPTPSNVK from the coding sequence ATGACGACTCGTCAGCCACTGTACAAATCCCTGTATTTCCAGGTAATCGTTGCCATCATCATCGGTATCCTGATCGGTCACTTCTATCCGCAGACCGGTGTGGCCCTCAAGCCGCTGGGTGACGGGTTCATCAAACTGATCAAAATGATCATCGCCCCGATCATCTTCTGCACCGTCGTCAGCGGTATCGCGGGCATGCAGAGCATGAAATCGGTCGGCAAGACCGGCGGTTACGCGCTGCTGTACTTCGAAATCGTTTCGACCATCGCACTGCTGGTCGGCCTGGTGGTGGTCAACATCGTCCAGCCGGGTGCCGGCATGCACATCGACGTGACCACGCTGGATGCCTCCAAAGTCGCTCAATACGTTGCCGCCGGTGCTGATCAAAGCGTCGTTGGCTTCCTGCTGAACGTGATCCCGAACACCATCTTCGGCGCGTTCGCCACTGGCGATATCCTGCAAGTATTGATGTTCTCGGTGATCTTCGGTTTCGCCCTGCATCGCCTGGGTGCCTACGGCAAGCCGATCCTGGACTTCATCGATCGCTTCGCTCACGTGATGTTCAACATCATCAACATGATCATGAAGCTCGCCCCTGTCGGCGCCTTCGGTGCCATGGCGTTCACCATCGGTGCCTACGGTGTGGGTTCGCTGGTGCAACTCGGTCAGTTGATGGCGTGCTTCTACATCACTTGCCTGCTGTTCATCCTGATCGTGCTGGGCGGTATCGCTCGCGCTCACGGCTTCAGCGTGCTGAAAGTGATTCGCTACATCCGTGAAGAACTGCTGATCGTGCTGGGTACTTCTTCTTCGGAATCGGTACTGCCACGCATGCTGATCAAAATGGAGCGTCTGGGTGCGCAGAAATCTGTCGTAGGCCTGGTGATTCCAACCGGTTACTCGTTCAACCTCGACGGTACCGCGATCTACCTGACCATGGCGGCCGTGTTTATCGCTCAAGCGACCGACACCCACATGGACATCACCCACCAGATCACCCTGTTGGTGGTGTTGCTGCTGTCCTCCAAAGGCGCTGCCGGCGTGACCGGTTCGGGCTTCATCGTACTGGCCGCCACCTTGTCGGCTGTAGGCCACTTGCCGGTTGCCGGTCTGGCGCTGATCCTCGGCATCGACCGCTTCATGTCCGAAGCCCGCGCACTGACCAACCTGGTCGGTAACGCTGTTGCGACCCTGGTCGTGGCCAAGTGGGTCAAGGAACTGGACACCGACGTGATGCAAGCCGAGCTGGCTTCTGGCGGTCGCGGTATCTCCGACGAGCGCGTTGAAGACGACCTGGGCGTGGCCGAAGGCCCAACCCCAAGCAACGTCAAATAA
- a CDS encoding CaiB/BaiF CoA transferase family protein, with the protein MLGPLASLKVLDFSTLLPGPFASLLLADMGAEVLRIESPTRMDLLRVLPPHDQGVSASHAYLNRNKRSLALDLKQPEALEVIKQLLQDHDIVLEQFRPGVMERLGLGYEALKAINPKLIYVSITGYGQTGPYKDRAGHDLNYLALAGLSSYTGRADSGPVPLGMQVADIAGGSLHGVIGLLAAVIARQQTGQGQHIDVSMTDCAFSLNAMAGAGYLACGVEPGREEQMLNGGSFYDYYRSRDGRWLSVGSLEPAFMQQLCSALGRPELAAQGLSLKPEQQQALKNELKMEFEKHDFAELCELFAGVDACVEPVLSLGEAVRHPQLKARGVVTEVPRGDGTNQAQMACPLKFSEGLPEPRFIGAAVGEHTDQVLGELGFSVERIAELRRAKVVV; encoded by the coding sequence ATGCTTGGTCCACTGGCATCACTCAAGGTTCTGGATTTCTCGACACTGCTGCCGGGGCCGTTCGCCTCCTTGTTGCTGGCGGACATGGGCGCCGAAGTATTGCGCATCGAATCGCCGACTCGCATGGACCTGCTGCGGGTACTGCCGCCCCACGATCAAGGTGTCTCCGCCAGCCACGCTTACCTCAACCGCAACAAGCGCAGTCTCGCCCTGGACCTCAAGCAGCCCGAGGCGCTGGAGGTGATCAAGCAACTGCTGCAGGACCACGACATCGTGCTGGAGCAGTTCCGCCCCGGCGTGATGGAGCGCCTGGGCCTGGGTTATGAAGCGCTGAAGGCGATCAATCCGAAGCTGATCTACGTCTCGATCACCGGTTACGGCCAGACCGGACCCTACAAGGACCGCGCCGGCCACGACCTCAACTACCTGGCGCTGGCGGGGCTGTCGAGCTACACCGGCCGCGCCGACAGCGGTCCGGTGCCGTTGGGCATGCAGGTGGCGGATATCGCCGGTGGTTCGTTGCACGGGGTGATCGGCCTGCTGGCGGCGGTGATTGCCCGGCAGCAAACGGGGCAGGGGCAGCACATCGACGTGAGCATGACCGACTGCGCCTTCAGCCTCAACGCCATGGCCGGCGCCGGATACCTGGCCTGCGGCGTGGAGCCGGGGCGCGAAGAGCAGATGCTCAACGGCGGCAGCTTCTATGACTATTACCGTTCGCGGGATGGCCGCTGGTTATCGGTCGGCAGCCTGGAACCGGCCTTCATGCAGCAACTGTGTTCGGCGCTGGGACGTCCGGAACTGGCGGCCCAGGGTTTGTCGCTCAAACCCGAACAGCAACAGGCGCTGAAGAATGAGTTGAAGATGGAATTCGAGAAGCACGACTTTGCCGAACTGTGCGAGTTGTTTGCCGGGGTCGATGCGTGTGTCGAGCCAGTGTTGAGTTTGGGCGAGGCGGTACGGCATCCGCAGTTAAAGGCGCGGGGCGTGGTGACTGAGGTTCCTCGCGGTGACGGGACGAATCAAGCGCAGATGGCGTGTCCGTTGAAGTTTTCCGAGGGGTTGCCCGAGCCGCGGTTTATTGGGGCTGCGGTGGGTGAGCATACGGATCAGGTGTTGGGGGAGTTGGGGTTTAGCGTTGAGCGGATTGCAGAATTGCGGCGTGCCAAGGTGGTTGTGTAG
- a CDS encoding SprT family zinc-dependent metalloprotease — protein sequence MPEQLNTRVEDCFQQAESFFKRPFKRPVVSLKLRGQKAGVAHLHENLLRFNPQLYRENTEDFLKQTVAHEVAHLIAHQLFGDSIQPHGEEWQLIMRGVYELPPNRCHTYDVKRRSVTRYIYKCPCADSDFPFSAQRHSLVRQGRRYLCRRCRSTLVFSGEMRVE from the coding sequence ATGCCCGAGCAACTCAATACCCGCGTCGAAGACTGTTTCCAACAAGCTGAATCCTTTTTCAAACGACCTTTCAAACGCCCCGTGGTGAGCCTCAAGCTGCGCGGGCAAAAAGCCGGTGTCGCGCATTTGCACGAGAACCTGCTGCGCTTCAACCCGCAGCTGTACCGGGAAAACACCGAAGACTTCCTCAAGCAGACCGTGGCCCACGAAGTCGCGCACCTGATCGCCCATCAACTGTTCGGCGACAGCATCCAGCCCCACGGCGAAGAGTGGCAGTTGATCATGCGCGGCGTGTACGAACTGCCGCCCAATCGTTGCCACACCTACGACGTCAAACGCCGCAGCGTGACCCGCTACATCTACAAATGCCCGTGCGCCGACAGCGATTTCCCGTTCTCGGCGCAGCGGCACAGTCTGGTGCGGCAGGGGCGGCGGTATTTGTGCCGGCGGTGCCGGAGCACGTTGGTGTTTAGTGGGGAGATGCGGGTCGAATAG
- a CDS encoding Yip1 family protein: MIHHVVGLFTHPDQEWKEIRGDQEESISHMYLTHTLILAAIPAVSAFIGTTQVGWVIGSRAPVMLTTESALWMTIMSYVAMLGGVAVMGAFIHWMARTYDANPSLARCVAFATYTATPLFVGGLAALYPHMWLGMIVGTAAICYTVYLLYVGLPTFMNIPSDEGFLFSSSVLAVGLVVLVAIMAFTVIVWGLGVGPVYTN, translated from the coding sequence ATGATCCATCACGTAGTGGGGCTTTTCACCCACCCCGACCAGGAATGGAAAGAAATCCGTGGCGACCAGGAGGAAAGCATCAGCCACATGTACCTCACCCACACGCTGATCCTGGCGGCGATCCCGGCTGTGTCCGCGTTTATCGGCACCACCCAGGTCGGCTGGGTCATCGGCAGTCGGGCGCCGGTGATGCTGACCACAGAAAGCGCGCTATGGATGACGATCATGTCGTACGTGGCGATGCTCGGCGGCGTGGCCGTGATGGGCGCCTTCATCCACTGGATGGCCCGTACCTATGACGCCAACCCGAGCCTTGCCCGTTGCGTCGCATTTGCCACTTATACCGCGACACCGCTGTTCGTCGGCGGTCTGGCGGCTTTGTATCCACACATGTGGCTGGGGATGATCGTTGGCACTGCCGCGATCTGCTACACGGTGTACCTGCTGTATGTGGGATTGCCGACTTTCATGAACATTCCATCGGACGAAGGATTTCTGTTTTCAAGCTCGGTGCTCGCCGTCGGGCTGGTAGTGCTGGTGGCGATCATGGCGTTTACCGTGATTGTCTGGGGACTCGGCGTGGGACCGGTCTATACGAACTAG
- the ttcA gene encoding tRNA 2-thiocytidine(32) synthetase TtcA — translation MGTLTVNQNKLQKRLRRQAGEAVADFNMIEDGDKVMVCLSGGKDSYTLLDVLMHFQKVAPIKFDIVAVNMDQKQPGFPEHVLPAYLKALGVEYHIVEKDTYSVVKELIPEGKTTCSLCSRLRRGTLYTFADEIGATKMALGHHRDDIVETFFLNMFFNGTLKAMPPKLRADDGRNVVIRPLAYCNEKDIQAYSDFKQFPIIPCNLCGSQENLQRQVVKDMLQEWDRKTPGRTESIFRSLQNVQPSQLADRNLFDFTSLKIDETAASRFVNVVNL, via the coding sequence ATGGGCACTCTCACGGTCAACCAGAACAAACTGCAAAAGCGCCTTCGCCGCCAGGCCGGTGAGGCTGTTGCCGATTTCAACATGATTGAAGACGGCGACAAGGTCATGGTCTGCCTGTCCGGTGGCAAGGACAGTTACACCCTGCTCGACGTGCTGATGCACTTTCAGAAGGTCGCCCCGATCAAGTTCGATATCGTGGCCGTGAACATGGACCAAAAGCAGCCGGGCTTTCCCGAGCACGTGCTGCCGGCCTACCTGAAAGCACTGGGCGTCGAGTACCACATCGTCGAGAAAGACACTTACTCGGTGGTCAAGGAACTGATCCCGGAAGGCAAGACCACTTGCTCGCTTTGCTCGCGCCTGCGTCGCGGCACGCTGTACACCTTCGCCGATGAAATTGGCGCGACCAAGATGGCCCTCGGTCACCACCGCGACGACATCGTCGAGACGTTTTTCCTAAACATGTTCTTCAATGGCACGCTCAAGGCAATGCCGCCGAAACTGCGTGCCGACGACGGGCGCAACGTGGTGATCCGCCCGTTGGCCTACTGCAACGAAAAAGACATCCAGGCCTACTCGGACTTCAAGCAATTCCCGATCATCCCGTGCAACCTTTGCGGCTCCCAGGAAAACCTGCAACGCCAGGTGGTCAAGGACATGCTGCAAGAGTGGGATCGCAAGACCCCGGGCCGAACCGAAAGCATTTTCCGCAGTCTGCAAAATGTGCAGCCGTCGCAACTGGCGGACCGCAACCTGTTTGACTTCACCAGTTTGAAGATCGACGAAACCGCGGCCTCGCGCTTCGTCAATGTCGTCAATCTCTGA